One part of the Arachidicoccus terrestris genome encodes these proteins:
- a CDS encoding porin family protein, with protein sequence MKKLIGLFTIAVCSMGILKAQITDVTPPVAAQSNSAVKDSSAPALAQQVETDASAQKAADKRKKFANIDLSHRGADHFMFQFGGMGLGGATDDFKTNGFSREFNFSFMLDKPFKSNPHYSLGFGIGYSSANLFFNGKYVDIKSTESELQISDHITGTTNSFNKFKVVLNYFEIPLELRYSANMEHPNKGFRLAVGLKGGLLLSAHSKGKNEMNADGSTIYGKGYIDKEYSKRFFKNTRVSGTIRVGYGLFSVFGTYQLTPLLNTGAGPSLHPYSVGLALGVM encoded by the coding sequence ATGAAGAAACTTATCGGCCTTTTTACCATTGCAGTCTGCTCCATGGGTATTTTGAAGGCACAGATTACAGATGTCACTCCTCCTGTTGCTGCTCAATCAAATAGTGCCGTCAAGGATAGCAGTGCTCCTGCCCTGGCTCAGCAAGTAGAGACAGATGCATCTGCACAAAAAGCTGCGGATAAAAGAAAAAAGTTTGCCAATATAGATCTTAGCCATCGCGGCGCAGATCATTTTATGTTCCAGTTTGGTGGTATGGGGCTTGGAGGCGCCACCGATGATTTTAAAACGAACGGTTTTAGCCGGGAGTTTAATTTCTCTTTCATGTTAGATAAGCCTTTTAAAAGTAATCCCCACTACAGCCTCGGATTTGGAATAGGTTATAGTAGCGCTAATTTGTTTTTTAATGGAAAATATGTGGACATTAAATCTACTGAAAGTGAATTGCAAATTTCCGACCACATTACCGGGACAACCAATTCATTCAATAAATTCAAAGTTGTACTGAACTATTTTGAGATTCCACTGGAACTGCGTTACAGCGCCAATATGGAACATCCGAATAAAGGATTCAGGTTGGCTGTTGGCCTGAAAGGCGGACTCTTGTTAAGTGCACACAGCAAAGGCAAGAATGAAATGAATGCCGATGGCAGTACTATTTATGGCAAAGGCTATATCGACAAGGAATATAGCAAGAGATTTTTTAAAAATACGCGCGTAAGTGGTACAATCAGAGTGGGTTATGGTCTATTTTCCGTATTTGGAACTTATCAGCTGACACCGTTACTCAATACCGGGGCGGGGCCTTCTTTACATCCTTACAGCGTAGGATTGGCGCTGGGGGTCATGTAA
- the htpG gene encoding molecular chaperone HtpG — MEKGQIRVQTENIFPIIKKFLYSEHDIFLRELISNAVDASQKITTLSSIGEAKGELGELRIDVSIDKDAKTLTIEDRGVGMTAEEVDKYLNQVAFSGAEEFLSKYKDANIIGHFGLGFYSAFMVSDRVEVYTKSYQDKPATYWSCDGSPSFELGETEKAERGTKIVLHINADSEEFLEADNIRRILEKFCKFLPIAIFFEDKQINNTQPIWIKKPSELTDEDYKNFYKELYPFGEPPLFWIHLNVDYPFNLTGVLYFPKIKQSYEIQKDKIQLYSNQVFVTDEVKDIVPEFLMLLHGVIDSPDIPLNVSRSYLQGDPNVRKINAHITKKVSDKLEEIFKNDRKSFEQKWESIGLFVKYGMMTEDKFLEKANKYFLMQDAVDAEKFFTLDEYKTETAASQQNKDGKTVILYTTDPVSQDGYIKAATDKGYKVIRFETIVDAAFVNNMEMKWSDVQFTRVDADIVDNLIDKAENNESVLSETEKEALTDLFKLEVPGLNVTVDIKGLSPESAPVIATRPEFMRRMKDMGAMGGGMASFYATMPDEVTLTVNGNHPIYQQLLKTEDKDQQLKQTRNLADLALLSQGLLKGAGLTDFINRSVELMGK, encoded by the coding sequence ATGGAAAAAGGGCAAATCAGGGTTCAGACAGAGAACATATTTCCCATTATTAAAAAATTCTTATACAGTGAGCATGATATCTTTCTGCGTGAATTGATCAGTAATGCAGTCGATGCGTCACAGAAAATTACAACCCTGTCTTCTATCGGTGAGGCCAAAGGGGAATTAGGAGAGCTTCGTATCGATGTGTCCATAGATAAGGACGCCAAAACATTAACCATTGAAGACCGGGGTGTGGGTATGACGGCGGAAGAGGTCGATAAATATCTGAACCAGGTGGCTTTCAGCGGTGCGGAGGAGTTTCTGAGTAAATATAAGGATGCCAACATTATCGGACATTTTGGATTGGGCTTTTACAGTGCTTTTATGGTGAGTGACCGGGTAGAGGTGTACACCAAAAGTTATCAGGATAAACCAGCAACCTACTGGAGCTGTGATGGCAGCCCATCCTTTGAACTGGGTGAGACTGAGAAAGCGGAGCGCGGAACGAAGATCGTTCTTCATATTAACGCGGATAGTGAAGAGTTTCTGGAGGCAGACAATATCCGGAGAATTCTGGAGAAGTTCTGTAAGTTCTTGCCGATAGCCATTTTCTTTGAAGATAAGCAAATCAATAATACCCAGCCCATCTGGATCAAAAAGCCATCAGAGTTGACTGATGAGGATTATAAAAACTTCTATAAAGAATTATATCCGTTTGGCGAGCCGCCACTTTTCTGGATTCATTTGAATGTTGATTATCCTTTCAACCTGACGGGAGTATTATATTTCCCCAAGATCAAGCAGAGCTATGAGATCCAAAAGGATAAGATCCAGCTCTACAGCAATCAGGTTTTTGTTACAGATGAGGTAAAAGACATTGTACCGGAGTTCTTAATGCTGTTACACGGTGTGATCGACTCTCCCGATATCCCACTGAATGTAAGCCGTAGCTATCTGCAGGGAGATCCGAATGTACGTAAGATCAATGCACATATCACCAAGAAAGTATCCGATAAACTGGAAGAGATATTTAAGAACGACCGCAAATCGTTCGAACAGAAATGGGAAAGCATCGGCCTGTTTGTCAAGTATGGGATGATGACTGAAGACAAGTTTCTGGAAAAGGCGAATAAGTATTTTTTAATGCAGGATGCGGTAGATGCCGAAAAGTTTTTCACGCTGGATGAATATAAAACGGAGACAGCGGCCAGTCAACAGAACAAAGACGGTAAAACCGTTATTTTGTATACGACTGACCCGGTAAGCCAGGACGGGTACATTAAAGCGGCTACAGATAAGGGATATAAAGTGATCCGCTTTGAGACCATCGTCGACGCTGCTTTTGTCAACAACATGGAAATGAAATGGAGTGATGTCCAGTTTACCCGCGTGGACGCGGATATCGTGGATAATCTGATCGATAAGGCGGAAAATAATGAAAGTGTGCTCAGTGAGACCGAAAAAGAAGCGCTTACCGATTTATTTAAGCTGGAAGTGCCGGGCCTTAATGTAACGGTAGATATTAAAGGCCTTAGCCCAGAGTCTGCACCCGTGATAGCGACACGCCCTGAGTTTATGCGCAGAATGAAAGATATGGGGGCAATGGGAGGCGGTATGGCTTCTTTCTACGCCACTATGCCCGACGAAGTAACACTCACCGTTAATGGTAACCACCCGATCTATCAGCAATTATTAAAAACTGAGGATAAAGATCAGCAACTTAAACAGACCCGTAATCTGGCAGATCTGGCGCTGTTGTCACAAGGGTTGCTCAAAGGTGCCGGTCTTACAGACTTCATCAACAGAAGTGTTGAACTAATGGGTAAATAA
- a CDS encoding regulatory protein RecX — MQRLSLPEAAAKIKTYCAYQERCHDEVRQKLYGFGLYSKEVDQLIADLIQENYLNEERFARLFAGGKFRMKDWGRIKITQELRLRKVSDYNIRAAMKEISPDAYQATLDKLAGKKWENLKGKKIEKAARTTRFLMQKGYELTLIQATIARLQEEI; from the coding sequence ATGCAAAGGTTATCTCTTCCAGAGGCGGCTGCCAAAATAAAAACGTATTGTGCCTATCAGGAACGCTGTCATGATGAGGTGAGGCAAAAATTATACGGTTTTGGCCTTTATAGCAAAGAGGTAGATCAATTAATAGCAGACCTTATTCAGGAAAACTACCTGAATGAGGAACGTTTTGCCCGGCTGTTTGCCGGGGGCAAATTTCGCATGAAGGACTGGGGCAGGATCAAGATCACGCAAGAGCTCAGGCTTAGAAAAGTCAGCGATTATAATATTCGGGCGGCTATGAAAGAAATTTCTCCTGATGCTTATCAGGCGACACTGGATAAACTTGCCGGAAAAAAATGGGAAAACCTGAAAGGTAAGAAAATAGAGAAGGCTGCCAGGACGACCCGGTTTTTGATGCAAAAAGGGTATGAGCTGACACTCATACAGGCCACGATTGCCCGACTACAAGAAGAAATATAA
- the mqnB gene encoding futalosine hydrolase, translating into MEISICAATQLELTPLQSMIPSLEATGHRFRYCITGIGMLQSCFYIQKHILQYRPQLLLQIGIAGCFDHMVPLGSVIAVEKEYLGSLGVVENNKTAVPGWQDIFDLGLQDAMETPFDHKALVNPSISDWRWLQRAGVITGAAVTIDEITTSAERILTLEDRYQPTLESMEGAALHFNGLMYQVPFLQIRGISNYTGERDKTKWQIGPALQAVSNQAVQFIQGL; encoded by the coding sequence ATGGAGATCTCTATTTGTGCCGCGACGCAGCTTGAATTAACCCCCTTACAATCCATGATTCCTTCCCTGGAAGCCACGGGGCACCGGTTTCGCTACTGTATAACCGGTATCGGCATGCTGCAGAGCTGTTTTTATATACAGAAACATATACTGCAATACCGTCCGCAGCTCTTGCTGCAGATCGGCATTGCCGGTTGCTTTGACCACATGGTTCCATTAGGTAGTGTGATCGCTGTTGAAAAAGAATATTTAGGCAGTTTAGGCGTGGTAGAAAATAATAAAACTGCGGTACCTGGCTGGCAGGACATCTTTGATTTAGGCCTGCAGGACGCTATGGAGACGCCCTTTGACCACAAAGCACTCGTCAATCCTTCCATCAGTGATTGGCGCTGGTTGCAACGGGCTGGCGTAATAACCGGGGCCGCGGTAACGATAGATGAGATTACAACCTCCGCCGAGAGAATTCTGACCCTGGAAGACCGGTATCAACCCACCCTGGAATCCATGGAAGGGGCAGCATTACACTTTAATGGCCTTATGTACCAGGTGCCTTTTTTACAAATTCGGGGCATTTCTAATTATACAGGCGAGCGGGACAAAACGAAATGGCAGATCGGACCCGCCCTCCAGGCAGTATCAAACCAGGCCGTCCAATTTATTCAGGGATTGTAG
- a CDS encoding RagB/SusD family nutrient uptake outer membrane protein, with amino-acid sequence MKLYKLSIALMLFILASCNNDFLERYPLDKLSDETFWTTQQDLELYCNDVYPDYIVGFGYGFGDATIYPYGYTQAAIAYGDVITDNAAPNSYSKVAANEYIRYLTSSSGTDGWNFENIRTLNYFLQNYRRGNVPADVQNMYGGEILFFKAWDYFKKVKMFGDVPWLTKPLNVDSPELFGPRTPRKEVMDSVMACIDTAISWLPGRADPSYKTDRISKEMALFLKARIGLYEGTFRKYHKDLHLDGTAFLEASKEACERLMASGYSLYTTGHPDQDYHNLFSQYTYKGNPEIILSKEYSADLELGVAFSRYFAQNLRHQFGVTRNFMDAYLCSDGKPISTSGVFLGRDSIQEEMQMRDPRLSQTVANFGTYNLATGVMGADNAPKPNIPGLSGNKCPTGYRLAKWFLNDPDDWSRVTNGMQAAPVFRYAEILLDYAEVSFELGEINQQIIDATINKLRDRVNMPHLIIGDVPKDPVLDANYSKYCGYVPAALLREIRRERRVEMAFENTRWDDLMRWKAGKFLEIPVEGLKFVQNQFPGVKVNSDVYLSEDGYILPYFKTLPNGRTFDETKQYLFPIPIEDLTLNKALVQNPGWVSK; translated from the coding sequence ATGAAACTTTATAAACTTAGTATTGCGCTGATGCTCTTTATTCTTGCCAGCTGCAATAATGATTTTCTGGAAAGATACCCGCTGGACAAACTCAGTGACGAGACCTTCTGGACGACACAGCAGGATCTGGAGCTTTATTGTAATGATGTATACCCTGACTACATCGTGGGTTTTGGTTACGGTTTTGGAGACGCCACCATTTATCCCTATGGCTATACGCAGGCTGCCATTGCCTATGGTGATGTGATCACGGACAACGCCGCGCCCAACAGCTACTCGAAAGTTGCCGCAAATGAATATATCCGGTACCTGACGAGTTCTTCAGGTACCGACGGCTGGAATTTTGAGAACATCCGTACCCTCAACTACTTTCTTCAGAATTACAGAAGAGGCAATGTTCCTGCCGATGTTCAGAATATGTATGGAGGGGAAATTCTTTTTTTCAAAGCCTGGGACTATTTTAAAAAGGTAAAGATGTTTGGCGATGTGCCCTGGCTGACAAAGCCTTTAAATGTTGATTCACCGGAACTCTTTGGCCCCAGAACACCCAGAAAAGAAGTCATGGACTCCGTCATGGCCTGCATAGATACGGCTATCAGCTGGCTGCCCGGCAGAGCAGATCCTTCTTACAAAACAGATCGTATCAGTAAAGAAATGGCGCTTTTCCTGAAAGCCCGTATCGGACTTTATGAAGGCACATTCCGCAAATACCATAAAGATTTACATCTTGACGGGACCGCTTTTCTGGAAGCCTCTAAGGAGGCCTGCGAGCGGTTGATGGCATCAGGCTACAGCCTATACACTACCGGCCATCCCGACCAGGATTATCATAACCTTTTCTCTCAGTACACCTATAAAGGCAATCCGGAAATCATCCTATCCAAAGAGTATTCTGCAGATCTGGAACTGGGTGTCGCCTTCAGCCGGTATTTCGCGCAGAACCTCAGACACCAGTTCGGCGTTACGCGTAACTTTATGGATGCCTACCTTTGTTCCGATGGCAAACCGATCAGCACCAGCGGCGTATTTTTAGGCAGGGACTCGATCCAGGAAGAAATGCAAATGCGGGATCCGAGACTCAGCCAGACGGTGGCTAATTTTGGCACTTATAACCTTGCAACCGGCGTCATGGGTGCAGACAATGCCCCCAAGCCAAATATACCCGGGCTTTCGGGCAATAAATGCCCAACAGGATATCGCCTGGCCAAATGGTTTTTGAATGATCCCGATGACTGGAGCCGTGTGACCAACGGCATGCAGGCAGCGCCTGTTTTCCGGTATGCGGAGATTCTTTTAGATTACGCAGAGGTTTCTTTTGAATTAGGAGAGATCAACCAGCAGATTATTGATGCCACCATCAATAAACTTCGTGACCGGGTAAACATGCCGCACCTGATAATAGGTGATGTCCCTAAAGATCCTGTTCTGGATGCCAACTACAGCAAATATTGCGGCTATGTTCCCGCAGCCTTGCTCAGAGAAATCAGAAGAGAGAGAAGGGTGGAAATGGCATTTGAAAATACCCGCTGGGATGATCTGATGCGCTGGAAAGCCGGTAAGTTTCTGGAGATCCCTGTGGAAGGTCTGAAGTTCGTTCAAAACCAGTTCCCCGGTGTCAAGGTCAATAGTGACGTATACCTGAGTGAAGACGGATATATACTGCCTTATTTCAAGACCTTACCTAACGGGCGGACTTTTGATGAGACGAAACAATATCTGTTCCCCATTCCGATTGAAGATTTAACCCTTAACAAAGCCCTGGTGCAAAATCCTGGCTGGGTCAGCAAGTAA
- the dnaN gene encoding DNA polymerase III subunit beta → MKFIVSSSTLLKQLQHIGGVISSNTILPILEDFLFEITDKKLSVVATDLETVMRVQINVESNEDGRFCVPAKILLDTLKALPDQPLTFSIESNYAIEITSDSGKYKIPGEDPENFPKDPSDEEGNAFKMRSDALLTAINKTLFAVSTDDLRPAMTGVYFELGLNDIQFVATDAHRLVKYRRTDVSPGETNSFIVPRKPLNVLKNVLPENEDQLDISYTNNHLFVSHENISLICRLIDARFPDYKVVIPTENPYVMTINKAAFTSALRRVNVFANKSTNLVGLSISGSELQLKAQDIDYNFEGDERMECQYDGEPIQIGFNAKFLSEMLGAADSSDVKVELSTPAKAGLIKPTEQGNNEDLLLLMMPLIL, encoded by the coding sequence ATGAAATTTATCGTTTCCTCTTCCACCTTACTGAAACAATTGCAACATATTGGGGGTGTGATCAGCAGCAACACAATCCTGCCGATTCTGGAGGACTTTCTCTTCGAGATCACTGACAAAAAATTGTCTGTGGTTGCCACTGACCTTGAAACTGTGATGCGCGTCCAGATTAATGTTGAAAGTAATGAAGACGGAAGGTTCTGTGTACCGGCAAAAATTCTGCTGGATACACTGAAGGCCCTGCCCGATCAACCGCTTACCTTTAGCATAGAAAGTAATTACGCTATTGAGATCACCAGCGACAGCGGTAAATACAAAATTCCCGGTGAAGATCCGGAAAACTTTCCCAAAGATCCTTCGGACGAAGAAGGGAATGCCTTTAAAATGCGCAGCGATGCCTTGCTGACCGCCATCAATAAGACACTTTTTGCCGTCTCTACCGATGACCTGCGGCCGGCCATGACAGGTGTATATTTTGAGCTGGGACTCAACGACATCCAGTTCGTCGCCACTGACGCACATCGCCTCGTTAAATACCGTCGCACCGACGTTTCTCCGGGAGAAACCAACAGTTTCATCGTACCACGTAAACCTTTAAACGTATTGAAGAATGTCCTTCCTGAAAATGAAGACCAGTTGGACATCAGTTATACAAATAATCACTTATTCGTCTCTCACGAAAATATCTCTCTGATTTGCCGGCTGATCGATGCCCGCTTCCCCGATTACAAAGTGGTGATTCCTACGGAAAACCCTTATGTGATGACCATTAACAAAGCAGCTTTCACCAGTGCGCTGAGGCGTGTCAATGTATTTGCCAACAAAAGCACCAACCTGGTTGGTCTATCTATTTCCGGCAGCGAACTGCAACTAAAGGCCCAGGACATTGACTATAATTTCGAGGGGGATGAGAGAATGGAATGCCAGTATGATGGCGAGCCCATTCAGATAGGTTTCAATGCAAAATTCCTCAGTGAAATGCTGGGTGCCGCTGATTCCAGTGATGTGAAGGTGGAACTCTCGACACCGGCGAAAGCTGGGTTGATCAAACCAACGGAGCAGGGAAACAATGAAGACCTGCTTTTGCTGATGATGCCGCTGATCTTATAA
- a CDS encoding Rieske (2Fe-2S) protein yields MSLYKLADRLQEIRFSKNGLCAMELEGRKITLARKGDRLFAFSGICPHAGHELADGYLDSKNCIVCPLHNYRFSLSNGFDTSGEGYHIKIYKTKRLSDGWYVDFV; encoded by the coding sequence ATGTCGCTGTACAAACTAGCTGATCGATTACAAGAGATTCGTTTTTCCAAAAATGGCTTATGCGCCATGGAACTGGAAGGACGTAAAATTACATTAGCAAGAAAAGGTGACCGGTTATTTGCATTCTCCGGAATTTGTCCGCATGCAGGCCATGAGCTGGCGGACGGCTATCTGGATTCCAAGAACTGTATTGTCTGTCCCCTGCATAATTACAGGTTCAGTCTTTCCAACGGGTTTGACACTTCCGGAGAGGGGTATCACATCAAAATATATAAGACAAAGCGTTTGTCGGATGGATGGTACGTGGACTTCGTATAA
- the hflX gene encoding GTPase HflX: protein MIDKQNKIAEDEVAVLVSVLQPDQTEALANEYLDELAFLAETAGAKTVKRFIQRLPNPDSRTFVGKGKLDEIRQYIAGRQVDLLIFDDELTGSQIKNIQEVVKVKTIDRSDLILDIFARRARTAQAKVQVELAQYQYILPRLRGMWTHLERQGAGIGSRGPGETEIETDRRIVKDKISLLRKRLKEIEKQSYTQRKERGEFIRVSLVGYTNVGKSTIMNLLSKSDVFAENKLFATLDTTTRKVVLENTPFLLSDTVGFIRKLPHHLIESFKSTLDEVREADLLVHVVDISHEKHEEQIEVVNKTLQELGASDKPIITVFNKMDLYVEKNFDEWLPEEVKKQILEELNQKWHNITEGNSIFISAARRENIDTLRDFLLTRVRELYSIRYPYKVQYY, encoded by the coding sequence TTGATAGATAAGCAGAATAAAATAGCGGAAGATGAGGTTGCGGTTCTGGTCAGTGTGCTGCAGCCGGACCAGACAGAAGCATTGGCAAATGAATATTTGGATGAATTAGCTTTTTTGGCGGAGACGGCCGGAGCCAAAACGGTCAAAAGGTTTATTCAACGACTGCCCAACCCCGATAGCAGGACTTTTGTAGGGAAAGGTAAACTTGATGAGATCAGACAATATATCGCAGGTCGTCAGGTTGACCTGCTCATATTTGATGATGAGCTTACAGGATCCCAGATCAAGAATATCCAGGAAGTGGTTAAAGTCAAAACGATTGACCGAAGTGACCTGATTCTTGATATATTTGCCCGGCGGGCAAGAACCGCCCAGGCTAAAGTACAGGTAGAGCTGGCACAATATCAATATATTCTCCCCCGACTTAGAGGCATGTGGACACATCTGGAAAGACAGGGGGCGGGCATCGGATCCCGGGGGCCGGGAGAAACAGAAATAGAAACCGACCGCCGTATTGTAAAAGACAAGATCTCTCTGCTTAGAAAAAGACTCAAAGAGATTGAAAAACAATCTTACACCCAAAGAAAAGAGCGTGGGGAATTTATCAGGGTTTCTTTAGTCGGTTATACGAATGTGGGGAAAAGCACTATTATGAACCTGCTAAGTAAAAGCGATGTATTTGCCGAGAACAAGTTATTTGCTACGCTGGATACCACCACCCGAAAAGTGGTGTTGGAGAATACCCCGTTTCTTTTAAGCGATACCGTTGGCTTTATCCGAAAATTACCTCATCATCTGATTGAAAGTTTCAAAAGCACACTGGATGAGGTCCGGGAAGCGGATCTTTTAGTCCATGTCGTAGACATTTCTCATGAGAAACATGAGGAACAGATCGAGGTGGTGAATAAAACCCTTCAGGAGCTCGGCGCGTCTGATAAACCAATTATTACGGTATTCAATAAGATGGACCTTTACGTGGAAAAGAATTTTGATGAGTGGCTTCCCGAAGAGGTTAAAAAACAAATTCTGGAAGAGCTGAATCAAAAGTGGCACAACATAACGGAGGGGAACAGCATCTTCATTTCCGCTGCCAGAAGAGAAAACATAGACACCCTTAGGGATTTTTTACTGACCAGGGTCCGGGAGCTATATAGTATCCGCTATCCCTATAAAGTGCAATACTATTAA